A genomic segment from Microtus pennsylvanicus isolate mMicPen1 chromosome 21, mMicPen1.hap1, whole genome shotgun sequence encodes:
- the Nom1 gene encoding nucleolar MIF4G domain-containing protein 1 isoform X1: MGAASRGGAHPRAVRPKRRGGRRGPVGGEGALKRMRLAVENFVRATSESEALEGCEDRGAVPRSRPGGRKSRKELRKEKRHLRKARRLQWTVDSGSGDRKGNVGLTGGREAPPPSDSRPTPATATANPTKAKASSANIKAAATQDKVKTSSSPSTAVSPKAKAKGGPGKLGPATSAARKRALLAANEEEDREIRKLERCLGLNKRKKKGNSSSVPLSFARDGLDYILGALECGRGGGLYESSGEEEEEAKAETEQALESDLENSSEESEEDSDSEDQEDVNSHREEEAEGGTLENKGSKRVRFAEAVEKSESSSEDDTENEERHCVESGGKYIPPRLRGEETVDVHKKEELERLKKHVKGLINRLSEPNMASISGQLEELYMTHSRKHMNDTLTATLMDACVTASAMPSRLMMEHVLLVSILHHTVGIEVGACFLEAVVKKFDDVYKDGGEGKELDNLFTMIAHLYNFHVVQSLLIFDILKKLVGTFTEKDIELILLMLKNVGFALRKDDALSLKELITEAQAKASGAGSMFRDQNRVRFMLETMLALKNNDMRKIPGYDPQPVEKLRKLQRALVRNAGSGSETQLRISWDGILNAEQTGRWWIVGSAWSGTPMIDNSHQTLLQKPPAGTMSSKILELARKQRMNTDVRRNIFCTIMTSEDFLDAFEKLLKLGLKDQQEREIVHILMDCCLQEKTYNPFYAFLASKFCCYERRFQMTFQFSIWDKFRDLENLPATKFSNLVHLVAHLLKTKSLPLSILKVVEFSELDKPRVHFLRKVLTKLLMETEEEDLGLIFSRVSDNPKLGMLQEGLKLFISHFLLKHTQTLQSAEEANLLRERAGLASKSLQGKAILRM, from the exons ATGGGCGCTGCAAGCCGCGGTGGAGCGCACCCGCGCGCGGTCCGCCCGAAGCGTAGGGGCGGTCGCCGCGGTCCGGTTGGTGGGGAGGGGGCCCTGAAGCGGATGCGGTTGGCAGTGGAGAACTTCGTGCGGGCTACGTCCGAGAGTGAGGCCCTCGAGGGCTGCGAGGACCGCGGCGCTGTGCCACGCTCCCGGCCCGGCGGGCGAAAGAGCCGCAAGGAGCTTCGTAAGGAGAAGCGACACCTGAGGAAAGCGCGGCGCCTGCAGTGGACGGTGGACTCCGGGTCCGGGGACAGAAAGGGTAATGTCGGTCTTACCGGCGGCCGGGAAGCTCCACCGCCCTCTGACTCACGACCGACCCCTGCCACGGCCACAGCGAACCCCACCAAGGCCAAGGCTTCCTCCGCTAACATTAAGGCCGCCGCAACCCAGGATAAGGTTAAGACTTCCTCTTCTCCGTCCACGGCAGTGTCACCTAAGGCCAAAGCTAAAGGTGGCCCCGGGAAACTCGGTCCCGCCACCTCCGCCGCCCGGAAGCGGGCACTTCTAGCAGCCAACGAGGAGGAGGACCGAGAGATCCGAAAGCTGGAGCGATGCCTCGGCCTAAACAAGCGCAAAAAGAAGGGCAACAGCAGCTCGGTGCCGCTCAGCTTCGCGCGCGACGGACTAGATTACATTCTGGGGGCCCTGGAATGCGGGAGAGGCGGCGGCCTGTACGAAAGcagcggggaggaggaggaggaagccaaaGCGGAGACTGAACAGGCACTGGAGAGTGACCTAGAGAACAGTTCCGAGGAAAGTGAGGAGGATTCAGACTCGGAGGATCAGGAGGATGTAAACTCGcacagggaggaagaagcagagggtGGGACGCTAGAAAATAAAGGGAGTAAGAGAGTCCGTTTTGCAGAGGCCGTTGAAAAGAGCGAAAGTTCTTCGGAAGACGACACAGAAAATGAG GAAAGGCACTGTGTTGAAAGTGGTGGAAAGTACATCCCACCTCGGTTGCGGGGTGAGGAAACAGTGGATGTCCacaagaaagaagagctggaaagGCTCAAGAAACACGTTAAAGGCCTCATTAACAG GCTGAGCGAGCCAAACATGGCATCTATAAGTGGGCAGCTGGAGGAGCTATACATGACCCACAGCAGGAAGCACATGAACGACACCCTGACTGCTACCCTCATGGATGCCTGTGTCACTGCCTCAGCCATGCCCAGCAGACTGATGATGGAGCATGTCCTCCTGGTCAGCATCCTTCACCACACAGTTGGGATAGAG GTTGGTGCTTGTTTCCTTGAGGCTGTGGTGAAGAAGTTTGATGATGTCTATAAAGATGGAGGTGAGGGGAAAGAACTAGACAACCTGTTTACCATGATTGCACATTTGTACAACTTCCACGTGGTACAGTCTCTCCTCATCTTTGACATTTTGAAGAAGCTTGTTGGAACTTTTACGGAAAAAGACATTGAACTGATCCTGCTGATGCTGAAAAATGTGGGCTTTGCGTTGAGAAAAGATGACGCCTTGTCACTTAAGGAGCTGATCACAGAAGCCCAGGCCAAGGCCAGTGGGGCAGGCAGCATGTTTCGGGACCAGAACAGG gTGCGGTTCATGTTGGAGACAATGCTGGCCCTGAAGAACAATGACATGCGTAAAATCCCTGGCTATGATCCTCAGCCTGTGGAGAAACTAAGGAAGTTACAGAGAGCTCTG GTACGCAATGCTGGTTCAGGTTCTGAGACTCAGCTTCGAATCTCCTGGGATGGCATCTTAAATGCAGAACAGACTGGTCGCTGGTGGATTGTGGGGTCTGCATGGAGTGGGACCCCAATGATTGACAACAGTCATCAAACGCTCTTACAGAAGCCGCCTGCAGGAACG ATGAGCTCCAAGATCCTGGAACTTgcaaggaagcagagaatgaacaCTGATGTCAGGAGGAACATATTCTGCACTATCATGACGAGTGAGGACTTCCTGGATGCTTTTGAGAAGCTGCTGAA GCTTGGGCTGAAGgaccagcaggagagagagatcGTTCACATTCTCATGGATTGCTGCCTGCAGGAAAAAACCTACAACCCTTTCTATGCTTTCCTGGCTAGCAAGTTCTGCTGCTATGAAAGGAGATTCCAG ATGACTTTCCAGTTTAGCATATGGGACAAATTTCGGGACTTAGAAAATTTGCCAGCCACTAAATTCTCAAATCTGGTTCATCTGGTGGCACACTTGTTGAAGACAAAATCACTTCCACTTTCTATCCTAAAG GTAGTTGAGTTCAGTGAATTGGATAAACCCAGAGTCCACTTCCTACGGAAAGTGTTGACCAAGCTGTtgatggaaacagaagaagaagacctgggtttaattttTTCAAG AGTGTCTGACAACCCAAAGCTGGGAATGTTGCAAGAAGGCCTGAAGCTCTTCATTAGCCACTTCTTACTGAAGCACACACAgactctccagagtgctgaggaaGCCAATCTGCTGAGAGAGAGGGCAGGCCTTGCATCCAAGTCTTTACAGGGCAAAGCTATCCTAAGAATGTAG
- the Nom1 gene encoding nucleolar MIF4G domain-containing protein 1 isoform X2 codes for MGAASRGGAHPRAVRPKRRGGRRGPVGGEGALKRMRLAVENFVRATSESEALEGCEDRGAVPRSRPGGRKSRKELRKEKRHLRKARRLQWTVDSGSGDRKGNVGLTGGREAPPPSDSRPTPATATANPTKAKASSANIKAAATQDKVKTSSSPSTAVSPKAKAKGGPGKLGPATSAARKRALLAANEEEDREIRKLERCLGLNKRKKKGNSSSVPLSFARDGLDYILGALECGRGGGLYESSGEEEEEAKAETEQALESDLENSSEESEEDSDSEDQEDVNSHREEEAEGGTLENKGSKRVRFAEAVEKSESSSEDDTENEERHCVESGGKYIPPRLRGEETVDVHKKEELERLKKHVKGLINRLSEPNMASISGQLEELYMTHSRKHMNDTLTATLMDACVTASAMPSRLMMEHVLLVGACFLEAVVKKFDDVYKDGGEGKELDNLFTMIAHLYNFHVVQSLLIFDILKKLVGTFTEKDIELILLMLKNVGFALRKDDALSLKELITEAQAKASGAGSMFRDQNRVRFMLETMLALKNNDMRKIPGYDPQPVEKLRKLQRALVRNAGSGSETQLRISWDGILNAEQTGRWWIVGSAWSGTPMIDNSHQTLLQKPPAGTMSSKILELARKQRMNTDVRRNIFCTIMTSEDFLDAFEKLLKLGLKDQQEREIVHILMDCCLQEKTYNPFYAFLASKFCCYERRFQMTFQFSIWDKFRDLENLPATKFSNLVHLVAHLLKTKSLPLSILKVVEFSELDKPRVHFLRKVLTKLLMETEEEDLGLIFSRVSDNPKLGMLQEGLKLFISHFLLKHTQTLQSAEEANLLRERAGLASKSLQGKAILRM; via the exons ATGGGCGCTGCAAGCCGCGGTGGAGCGCACCCGCGCGCGGTCCGCCCGAAGCGTAGGGGCGGTCGCCGCGGTCCGGTTGGTGGGGAGGGGGCCCTGAAGCGGATGCGGTTGGCAGTGGAGAACTTCGTGCGGGCTACGTCCGAGAGTGAGGCCCTCGAGGGCTGCGAGGACCGCGGCGCTGTGCCACGCTCCCGGCCCGGCGGGCGAAAGAGCCGCAAGGAGCTTCGTAAGGAGAAGCGACACCTGAGGAAAGCGCGGCGCCTGCAGTGGACGGTGGACTCCGGGTCCGGGGACAGAAAGGGTAATGTCGGTCTTACCGGCGGCCGGGAAGCTCCACCGCCCTCTGACTCACGACCGACCCCTGCCACGGCCACAGCGAACCCCACCAAGGCCAAGGCTTCCTCCGCTAACATTAAGGCCGCCGCAACCCAGGATAAGGTTAAGACTTCCTCTTCTCCGTCCACGGCAGTGTCACCTAAGGCCAAAGCTAAAGGTGGCCCCGGGAAACTCGGTCCCGCCACCTCCGCCGCCCGGAAGCGGGCACTTCTAGCAGCCAACGAGGAGGAGGACCGAGAGATCCGAAAGCTGGAGCGATGCCTCGGCCTAAACAAGCGCAAAAAGAAGGGCAACAGCAGCTCGGTGCCGCTCAGCTTCGCGCGCGACGGACTAGATTACATTCTGGGGGCCCTGGAATGCGGGAGAGGCGGCGGCCTGTACGAAAGcagcggggaggaggaggaggaagccaaaGCGGAGACTGAACAGGCACTGGAGAGTGACCTAGAGAACAGTTCCGAGGAAAGTGAGGAGGATTCAGACTCGGAGGATCAGGAGGATGTAAACTCGcacagggaggaagaagcagagggtGGGACGCTAGAAAATAAAGGGAGTAAGAGAGTCCGTTTTGCAGAGGCCGTTGAAAAGAGCGAAAGTTCTTCGGAAGACGACACAGAAAATGAG GAAAGGCACTGTGTTGAAAGTGGTGGAAAGTACATCCCACCTCGGTTGCGGGGTGAGGAAACAGTGGATGTCCacaagaaagaagagctggaaagGCTCAAGAAACACGTTAAAGGCCTCATTAACAG GCTGAGCGAGCCAAACATGGCATCTATAAGTGGGCAGCTGGAGGAGCTATACATGACCCACAGCAGGAAGCACATGAACGACACCCTGACTGCTACCCTCATGGATGCCTGTGTCACTGCCTCAGCCATGCCCAGCAGACTGATGATGGAGCATGTCCTCCTG GTTGGTGCTTGTTTCCTTGAGGCTGTGGTGAAGAAGTTTGATGATGTCTATAAAGATGGAGGTGAGGGGAAAGAACTAGACAACCTGTTTACCATGATTGCACATTTGTACAACTTCCACGTGGTACAGTCTCTCCTCATCTTTGACATTTTGAAGAAGCTTGTTGGAACTTTTACGGAAAAAGACATTGAACTGATCCTGCTGATGCTGAAAAATGTGGGCTTTGCGTTGAGAAAAGATGACGCCTTGTCACTTAAGGAGCTGATCACAGAAGCCCAGGCCAAGGCCAGTGGGGCAGGCAGCATGTTTCGGGACCAGAACAGG gTGCGGTTCATGTTGGAGACAATGCTGGCCCTGAAGAACAATGACATGCGTAAAATCCCTGGCTATGATCCTCAGCCTGTGGAGAAACTAAGGAAGTTACAGAGAGCTCTG GTACGCAATGCTGGTTCAGGTTCTGAGACTCAGCTTCGAATCTCCTGGGATGGCATCTTAAATGCAGAACAGACTGGTCGCTGGTGGATTGTGGGGTCTGCATGGAGTGGGACCCCAATGATTGACAACAGTCATCAAACGCTCTTACAGAAGCCGCCTGCAGGAACG ATGAGCTCCAAGATCCTGGAACTTgcaaggaagcagagaatgaacaCTGATGTCAGGAGGAACATATTCTGCACTATCATGACGAGTGAGGACTTCCTGGATGCTTTTGAGAAGCTGCTGAA GCTTGGGCTGAAGgaccagcaggagagagagatcGTTCACATTCTCATGGATTGCTGCCTGCAGGAAAAAACCTACAACCCTTTCTATGCTTTCCTGGCTAGCAAGTTCTGCTGCTATGAAAGGAGATTCCAG ATGACTTTCCAGTTTAGCATATGGGACAAATTTCGGGACTTAGAAAATTTGCCAGCCACTAAATTCTCAAATCTGGTTCATCTGGTGGCACACTTGTTGAAGACAAAATCACTTCCACTTTCTATCCTAAAG GTAGTTGAGTTCAGTGAATTGGATAAACCCAGAGTCCACTTCCTACGGAAAGTGTTGACCAAGCTGTtgatggaaacagaagaagaagacctgggtttaattttTTCAAG AGTGTCTGACAACCCAAAGCTGGGAATGTTGCAAGAAGGCCTGAAGCTCTTCATTAGCCACTTCTTACTGAAGCACACACAgactctccagagtgctgaggaaGCCAATCTGCTGAGAGAGAGGGCAGGCCTTGCATCCAAGTCTTTACAGGGCAAAGCTATCCTAAGAATGTAG